A window of Pirellula sp. SH-Sr6A contains these coding sequences:
- a CDS encoding PSD1 and planctomycete cytochrome C domain-containing protein, translating to MSPPTRIFFLCRPCIPFAWILGAILGLAMHGLFPSGLPAQDAAQNTPQSTVDFNRDIQPILAEHCLECHGPETSEAGLDLSRRDTATGLLESGVRAIVDAAPDQSELLRRVQASDADVRMPPPDHAPLKRIEVERLRRWIAQGASYDLHWAFKPLMDLSQLDSTASESTVHPIDRFVERELATVNASLSPESDPHTLIKRVYLDLLGLLPNPEETSSFVDAYRSANSSEKEVLYEQLVDRCLASAHFGERWGRHWLDLARFADSDGYEKDRTRPDAYVYRDWVINAWNQNMPFDQFSIEQLAGDLLPHPTPQQRIATAFHRQTLTNTEGGVDQEEYRIAANFDRTDTLGTVWFGLTIGCAKCHTHKYDPITHREYFELFAYFNEGDEQSEELPINLSNHSPILPELWAVESQLKSRYGELVEAQQAWEREQRERVEADENKSLKPEDLQLSKEVFNALKMYPEKRTNETRELLFGFFTDRDDEVKRLKAIHKELLDRSGSPVMSIRVFAPSRSKRKTHRLERGDFLSPAERVDLGIPTALLDDNSGKGALRDRLELAKWMMGPSNPLTPRVVVNQIWLRLFGQGIVRTVGDFGVRGENPSHPELLDWLATHFRDRLGWNTKAFIKSIMLSRTYRQSSVHRVDSSTQDPLNRLLSRQNRLRLEGEIVRDISLQSSGLLSRKIGGPSVFPPMPPELAKLSYANNFTWKVSEGEDRYRRGMYTFFKRTIPHPTLMTFDCPDANATAVSRTPSNTPLQALALLNNETFLEASVALAQNILWAQSSEDERLRLCFLRCLAREPSSSERIELRGLLERARVIYRENPAWASELLSTRPDSEGPVAELASWSIVARALLNLDEFITRE from the coding sequence ATGTCCCCTCCGACTCGGATCTTCTTTCTCTGCCGACCGTGCATTCCGTTCGCATGGATCCTGGGAGCCATTCTAGGACTGGCTATGCACGGGCTGTTCCCGAGTGGATTGCCCGCGCAAGACGCAGCCCAAAACACGCCGCAAAGTACGGTCGACTTCAATCGCGATATCCAACCGATCCTCGCCGAGCATTGCTTGGAATGCCATGGGCCTGAGACGTCCGAAGCGGGACTGGATCTCTCGCGGCGGGATACGGCGACTGGGCTTCTCGAGAGTGGCGTTCGAGCCATTGTGGACGCAGCCCCCGATCAAAGCGAGTTGTTGCGGCGCGTCCAAGCCAGCGATGCGGATGTTCGAATGCCTCCCCCTGATCATGCTCCGCTCAAACGGATCGAAGTCGAAAGGCTCCGCCGCTGGATCGCACAAGGAGCAAGCTACGATCTTCACTGGGCATTCAAACCGTTGATGGACCTATCGCAACTCGACTCGACTGCCAGCGAATCGACCGTCCATCCGATCGATCGATTCGTGGAACGCGAGCTGGCTACGGTCAACGCCTCCCTCTCTCCGGAATCCGATCCACACACCTTGATCAAACGAGTCTATCTCGATCTCCTCGGATTGCTCCCGAATCCGGAAGAGACATCCAGCTTCGTCGACGCGTATCGATCTGCTAACAGCTCGGAGAAAGAAGTTCTTTACGAACAGCTGGTCGATCGTTGTCTAGCTTCTGCCCATTTCGGCGAACGATGGGGCCGGCATTGGCTCGATCTCGCGCGCTTCGCCGATAGCGATGGCTATGAAAAGGATCGAACCAGGCCTGATGCCTACGTCTATAGGGATTGGGTGATCAACGCCTGGAACCAGAATATGCCTTTTGATCAGTTCTCGATCGAACAACTTGCTGGCGACCTACTTCCCCACCCTACTCCCCAGCAACGCATCGCGACCGCATTCCATCGCCAGACGTTGACCAACACCGAAGGAGGGGTCGACCAAGAAGAGTACCGAATCGCTGCCAATTTTGATCGGACCGACACTCTCGGAACCGTTTGGTTCGGACTCACGATCGGATGTGCGAAATGCCACACCCACAAATACGACCCCATCACGCATCGGGAATACTTCGAACTCTTTGCATACTTCAACGAAGGTGACGAACAGTCGGAAGAGCTCCCGATCAACCTATCGAACCATTCGCCAATACTGCCCGAACTTTGGGCGGTCGAGTCGCAATTGAAGTCGCGTTATGGAGAGCTTGTTGAAGCTCAGCAAGCTTGGGAGCGCGAGCAACGAGAACGAGTGGAAGCAGACGAAAACAAATCGCTCAAACCGGAAGATCTGCAATTATCCAAAGAAGTCTTCAACGCCCTCAAGATGTATCCCGAAAAGAGGACCAATGAGACCCGCGAACTCTTGTTCGGGTTCTTTACGGATCGGGACGACGAGGTAAAGCGACTCAAAGCCATCCACAAAGAATTGTTGGATCGCTCTGGATCGCCCGTCATGTCGATTCGTGTCTTCGCTCCATCGCGGAGCAAACGCAAGACGCATCGATTGGAACGCGGGGATTTCTTGTCCCCCGCTGAGCGCGTTGATCTTGGTATTCCTACAGCTCTGCTCGATGACAACTCCGGCAAAGGTGCCTTGCGAGACCGATTGGAATTGGCCAAGTGGATGATGGGGCCGTCGAATCCTCTCACTCCCCGTGTGGTCGTGAATCAGATTTGGCTACGGTTGTTCGGACAAGGAATCGTGCGGACAGTCGGGGATTTTGGTGTTCGCGGAGAAAATCCCTCTCACCCCGAGTTACTCGACTGGCTCGCTACCCACTTCCGAGATCGATTGGGTTGGAATACGAAAGCCTTCATCAAGTCGATCATGCTGTCGCGAACCTATCGCCAATCTTCGGTGCATCGTGTTGATTCGAGTACACAGGATCCACTCAACAGACTTTTGTCGCGGCAGAATCGATTGCGATTGGAAGGGGAAATTGTTCGCGATATTTCGCTCCAATCTTCAGGCCTTCTGTCGCGAAAGATTGGTGGTCCCAGTGTCTTTCCTCCGATGCCTCCCGAGCTTGCTAAACTCAGTTACGCCAACAATTTCACTTGGAAAGTAAGCGAAGGCGAGGACCGGTACCGACGGGGGATGTACACCTTCTTCAAACGAACCATTCCACACCCGACCTTGATGACGTTTGATTGTCCCGATGCGAATGCTACGGCAGTTTCGCGAACGCCATCCAATACGCCTCTGCAAGCTTTGGCATTGCTCAACAACGAAACATTTCTCGAGGCGTCCGTCGCTTTAGCCCAGAATATTCTCTGGGCCCAATCGAGCGAGGATGAACGTTTGAGATTGTGTTTTCTTCGCTGCCTGGCGCGCGAGCCGAGCTCAAGTGAACGGATCGAACTGCGTGGGCTACTGGAACGAGCCCGTGTGATTTACCGCGAAAATCCAGCTTGGGCGAGCGAGCTCCTGTCGACTCGGCCCGATAGCGAAGGTCCAGTTGCCGAATTGGCCTCATGGTCTATCGTCGCGCGCGCCTTATTGAACTTGGACGAATTCATCACCAGGGAATAG
- a CDS encoding dipeptidase — translation MSVASGNLPPSCETLPMLFDAHLDLALNGVDWNRDLRQTVEDIRAQETALQMPEAGRRTNTLSLPELRESGLAVCLATLLARLEPQINHSFGWTSPEACYAMAHAHLAYYRALERAGHLTWIRSRADLQSHADRFAAAPAITPLGIILTMEGADPILTPDTVFEYHAAGLRALGLTHYGTNRYGGGTNSQVGLAVDAVPLLKHCEQLGITIDMTHLSDIAFWQVLEHFQGPIHASHQNARGICNWQRQFSDAQIRAVIERRGILGVAMDVIMLQEGYVRGVTPPVVTLERAVDQIRYVADLAGSIDCVGIGSDLDGAFGNEQTPVGLSRYRDLLKIEDIMLRRGFTPEDVEAVFFGNWFRFFMRILPDEESASQE, via the coding sequence ATGTCTGTCGCTTCCGGCAATCTCCCTCCTTCGTGTGAAACCCTCCCTATGCTATTCGATGCTCACTTGGATTTGGCACTCAACGGTGTCGATTGGAATCGAGACCTTCGGCAAACCGTCGAGGATATTCGGGCACAGGAAACGGCATTGCAAATGCCGGAAGCCGGTCGAAGAACCAATACACTTAGCCTTCCCGAACTGCGTGAATCGGGGCTCGCCGTTTGCCTGGCCACTTTGCTGGCACGATTGGAGCCCCAGATCAACCATTCGTTCGGTTGGACCAGCCCAGAGGCTTGCTACGCGATGGCCCACGCGCACTTGGCCTACTACCGTGCGCTCGAACGCGCAGGACACTTGACTTGGATCCGATCTCGAGCCGATTTGCAGTCGCACGCAGATCGATTTGCCGCTGCCCCAGCGATAACCCCACTCGGAATTATCTTGACCATGGAGGGGGCGGATCCGATCCTCACGCCTGACACGGTCTTCGAGTACCATGCCGCCGGCCTGCGAGCCTTAGGCCTGACGCACTATGGGACCAACCGCTATGGTGGTGGTACGAATAGCCAAGTCGGATTAGCGGTCGACGCCGTTCCTTTGTTGAAGCATTGCGAGCAACTGGGGATTACCATCGACATGACCCATCTCTCCGACATCGCGTTTTGGCAAGTCCTCGAGCATTTTCAAGGTCCGATTCACGCGAGCCATCAAAATGCGAGGGGTATCTGCAATTGGCAACGCCAGTTCAGTGATGCCCAAATTCGAGCCGTGATCGAACGCCGAGGTATCCTAGGGGTTGCGATGGATGTCATTATGTTGCAAGAGGGGTACGTGCGCGGGGTTACCCCCCCGGTTGTGACCCTCGAAAGAGCCGTCGATCAAATTCGCTACGTGGCGGACTTGGCCGGATCGATCGACTGCGTTGGGATCGGATCCGATTTGGACGGTGCCTTTGGCAACGAACAAACTCCGGTTGGACTCAGCCGCTACCGGGACTTGCTTAAAATCGAAGATATCATGCTTCGACGCGGTTTCACTCCCGAGGACGTGGAAGCGGTATTCTTCGGCAACTGGTTCCGATTCTTTATGCGCATTCTTCCGGATGAAGAATCCGCCAGCCAGGAATAG
- a CDS encoding DUF4149 domain-containing protein yields MKNANYEHGPARGDGHYENRDKSGSAIRTWSSVALFVCWSLWWGGLTFYAAVVVPIGTERFGSFDQGLVTQEVTRYLHVLAAIVTGLALLTGLVEKNRRKILAALLLGILTVALTYQHNALTIRMDTANDTVTDDFYRMHAIYLWLTTGQWIVGLLTILPATLTPTRCPTAT; encoded by the coding sequence ATGAAGAACGCAAACTACGAGCACGGTCCAGCACGAGGGGATGGACACTACGAGAATCGGGATAAATCCGGATCCGCCATTCGCACCTGGAGTTCGGTCGCCTTGTTCGTTTGCTGGTCCTTGTGGTGGGGAGGTCTAACGTTTTATGCAGCCGTGGTGGTGCCAATTGGTACAGAAAGGTTCGGGAGCTTTGACCAAGGGCTCGTTACACAGGAGGTGACCCGCTATCTTCACGTGTTGGCTGCGATCGTAACCGGACTTGCTTTGCTGACAGGCCTCGTCGAGAAAAACAGACGAAAGATCCTCGCAGCCCTCCTCCTGGGAATCCTCACGGTCGCTCTCACGTACCAGCACAACGCGCTCACTATCCGCATGGATACAGCGAACGACACGGTCACCGACGATTTTTATCGTATGCACGCGATCTATCTTTGGCTCACGACCGGACAGTGGATCGTTGGTTTGCTCACTATCCTCCCCGCGACGCTTACGCCGACTCGGTGCCCGACCGCTACCTGA
- a CDS encoding ABC transporter permease: MNKSSMHRIAVAWPKFLLPVVVFLLVLVTWEVLVRWLEIHKVILPPPSDVLSEMVRERWTLLRGAWITLQSAAAGLLCSALVGSLVAMIFSQSSWLRLSFYPYVIFLQTVPIVAIAPLLILWFGNEFRTVVLVSCIISIFPIISNVTSGLLSINENLRDLFRMQSASRWQTLIKLRIPAAIPQLILGLRVSSGLAVIGAIVGEFFVGDRGAYEGLGTIITARQGNLKTASMIGAVIACTLLGLALLFCVQLLNRWILKRWTQGVGFESDH, translated from the coding sequence ATGAATAAGTCGTCGATGCATAGAATCGCAGTCGCTTGGCCAAAGTTTCTTCTCCCGGTTGTCGTGTTTCTTTTGGTATTAGTGACCTGGGAAGTGCTGGTTCGCTGGCTGGAAATCCATAAGGTGATTCTGCCTCCCCCGAGCGATGTCCTCTCCGAAATGGTGCGCGAGCGTTGGACTCTACTGCGGGGTGCGTGGATCACTCTTCAGTCGGCAGCCGCGGGATTGCTCTGCAGCGCATTGGTCGGCAGTTTGGTAGCGATGATCTTTAGCCAGTCCTCCTGGCTCAGGCTTTCCTTCTACCCCTATGTGATCTTCCTGCAAACCGTTCCCATTGTGGCGATTGCCCCGCTGTTGATCCTTTGGTTCGGAAACGAGTTTCGAACCGTGGTCCTGGTCTCTTGTATCATCAGTATTTTTCCAATCATTTCCAACGTCACGAGCGGGCTTCTTTCAATCAATGAGAATTTGCGAGATCTCTTTCGCATGCAGTCAGCAAGCCGGTGGCAAACGTTGATCAAGCTTCGGATACCGGCGGCGATTCCACAGCTTATTCTCGGTCTTCGTGTGAGCAGCGGACTGGCCGTGATCGGTGCAATCGTCGGCGAGTTCTTCGTGGGGGATCGGGGTGCCTACGAAGGACTGGGGACGATCATCACGGCTCGGCAAGGAAACTTGAAAACCGCCTCGATGATTGGGGCTGTCATCGCATGTACTCTCTTAGGACTGGCTCTCCTCTTTTGCGTTCAACTCCTCAACCGCTGGATTTTGAAACGATGGACGCAAGGAGTTGGCTTCGAGTCCGATCATTAA
- a CDS encoding ABC transporter ATP-binding protein, giving the protein MSVSSSEPSLPIRNMDPASKEIVCHRIAMEFPNSQGDAEQVLRGLDLHVRTGEILTLLGPSGCGKSTLLRILAGLLVPTRGEVLVQGQTFQQGGKELKNRLSFVFQEPALLPWRTVWENVSLPLQLRGGLRAAAAKDSIEHWLDVVGLSSKDWSKKPTQLSGGMKMRASIARAMTTQPRILLMDEPFAALDDVLRSRLNDLLLQIVAEEKCTVVFVTHNITEAVYMSDTIAIMDQGKIAESLEVQFSSPRTKELRSSTDFSRYYGAASASLFRNGTGDE; this is encoded by the coding sequence ATGAGCGTTTCCTCTTCTGAACCATCGCTCCCCATTCGAAACATGGATCCCGCTAGCAAGGAGATTGTATGCCACAGGATCGCGATGGAATTTCCGAACTCCCAAGGGGATGCTGAACAGGTTCTTCGAGGACTTGATTTGCATGTTCGCACAGGCGAAATCCTCACGCTGCTCGGACCGAGCGGGTGTGGAAAAAGCACGCTCTTACGAATTCTCGCGGGATTGCTTGTCCCGACGCGCGGAGAGGTCCTGGTCCAAGGTCAGACGTTCCAGCAGGGTGGCAAGGAACTTAAGAACCGTCTGTCGTTCGTCTTCCAAGAGCCTGCCCTCCTGCCCTGGCGGACTGTATGGGAAAATGTCTCGCTTCCGCTGCAACTGCGAGGAGGTCTCCGTGCCGCGGCTGCCAAGGATTCCATCGAACATTGGCTCGACGTGGTAGGCCTATCGTCGAAGGATTGGTCGAAGAAGCCAACGCAGCTATCAGGGGGGATGAAGATGCGCGCGTCGATTGCGAGGGCGATGACGACTCAGCCTCGCATTTTGCTGATGGATGAACCCTTCGCCGCGCTCGACGACGTACTGAGGTCCCGTTTGAACGATCTCCTTCTCCAAATCGTGGCGGAGGAGAAATGCACCGTCGTTTTCGTGACACACAATATCACCGAAGCTGTTTACATGAGCGATACGATTGCGATCATGGACCAAGGGAAAATCGCGGAAAGTCTCGAGGTTCAATTCTCATCCCCCCGAACCAAAGAGCTTCGCAGCTCCACCGATTTCTCCCGTTACTACGGCGCGGCGTCCGCTTCTCTATTCCGGAATGGAACGGGCGATGAATAA
- a CDS encoding 4a-hydroxytetrahydrobiopterin dehydratase, with product MTQVATTDELIQRKCAACEGGLPPCSPELAREQLAHLGDWKLDESGKSIRRGLRFRNFLQAIDALNRIAELAEQEQHHPDLHLTSYRVLTIVLTTHAVSGLSENDFILAAKIDRLIGTSFADAKPNP from the coding sequence ATGACGCAAGTTGCCACGACAGATGAACTTATCCAACGAAAATGCGCTGCCTGCGAAGGAGGGCTCCCTCCCTGCTCCCCCGAGTTGGCACGCGAGCAACTCGCTCACTTGGGCGACTGGAAACTCGACGAGTCGGGAAAGTCTATTCGCCGCGGTCTCCGTTTTCGGAATTTCCTGCAGGCGATCGACGCTCTCAATCGAATTGCTGAGCTGGCGGAACAAGAGCAACATCACCCGGACCTCCATCTCACTAGCTACCGCGTCTTGACCATCGTATTGACCACCCACGCCGTCTCCGGCCTCAGCGAAAACGACTTCATCTTGGCCGCAAAAATTGACCGCTTGATCGGAACATCCTTTGCCGACGCCAAGCCAAACCCATGA
- a CDS encoding DUF1592 domain-containing protein: MRGFVSCLFLAAMHFAFGSTPSVLGIDWAKKDKEFASSIQPILKQACLDCHSGAEADGGLALSHFQTAKSMLKERSTWQKVLQRIELGDMPPEDATPLEKEAKQKLIDWIRSTINDIECGLTPNPGSVTLRRLNKVEYQNTIRDLLGIEYQPASGFPGDDVGYGFDNIGDVLALPPILMEKYVRAAEEISDQSIMAPEPGPVYESIVKFSDAEPQGGGKYDGRQLLFFSNGKISFQESLPWRGSFRIEMGLSGTPAGDEPPKLRVLLDDKKVSEVSVSTEPKGNVQTYTVPIKGTGKKTQTITLEFFNDFYVEAKDGKPAQDRNLSIHDVKVLGQKAPTPLVEATLPETHKRLVHTKPDVATSVSQAAEACLRPIASRAFRRPVKPDELKRLGKLVAETVESGESFEGALRVGLQAILVSPHFLFKVESPAVKKGNDYPLLSDFELATRLSYFLWSSMPDAELLSIANQGKLREPALLKKQIQRMIADRRAAEFVENFAGQWLNLRKLEQFQPNQNLFPQWDDEIRVLARNETYHFVLHLLRQNESVLRLLDADYTFVNEKLARFYGIPGVAGEQFRLISTKGQKRMGILTHASVLAVTSNPTRTSPVKRGKWILDNLLGTPPPPAPPGVPELEKTELTGTLRQRMEQHRVDPSCAGCHKLMDPLGLALENYDAVGRWRTHERGEPIDTTGELPSGETVKGPGDLIRNLKEKQASTFARCVTEKLMTYALGRGLEYYDRCAVDKIMVAAGKDEYRFTTLIYEIVASDPFQRKGERDDL; this comes from the coding sequence ATGCGAGGGTTTGTTAGCTGTCTGTTCCTGGCTGCGATGCATTTTGCGTTTGGGTCAACTCCTAGTGTGCTAGGAATCGATTGGGCGAAGAAGGACAAAGAGTTTGCTTCCTCCATCCAGCCTATTTTGAAGCAAGCATGCTTGGACTGCCATAGCGGGGCCGAGGCAGACGGGGGCTTGGCGCTTAGTCATTTCCAGACTGCCAAATCGATGTTGAAGGAACGTTCCACTTGGCAAAAGGTATTGCAGCGAATTGAGCTCGGGGACATGCCTCCCGAGGACGCGACGCCTCTCGAGAAAGAAGCCAAACAGAAACTGATCGATTGGATTCGGTCCACCATCAACGACATCGAATGCGGCTTGACCCCCAACCCAGGGAGTGTGACCCTTCGTCGACTCAACAAGGTCGAATATCAGAACACGATTCGAGACTTGCTGGGAATCGAGTACCAACCGGCCTCGGGATTTCCGGGCGATGACGTCGGATATGGTTTCGACAACATCGGGGATGTTCTGGCTCTGCCTCCCATCTTGATGGAAAAATACGTTCGCGCGGCGGAAGAGATTTCCGACCAATCCATCATGGCCCCGGAACCTGGACCTGTTTATGAGTCGATTGTCAAATTCTCGGATGCAGAGCCTCAGGGTGGAGGGAAATACGATGGTAGGCAATTACTCTTTTTTTCCAATGGAAAGATTAGCTTCCAAGAGTCGCTCCCTTGGCGAGGCTCCTTCCGAATCGAGATGGGGCTGAGTGGAACTCCCGCAGGAGACGAACCGCCCAAGCTCCGCGTCCTATTGGATGACAAAAAGGTGAGTGAGGTCTCTGTCTCGACCGAACCGAAAGGGAACGTGCAAACGTACACGGTGCCGATCAAAGGGACAGGCAAGAAGACGCAGACCATCACGCTCGAGTTCTTCAATGACTTCTATGTGGAAGCCAAAGATGGGAAACCAGCACAGGATCGCAATCTCTCCATTCACGACGTGAAGGTGCTTGGACAAAAAGCCCCTACCCCTCTCGTCGAAGCCACCTTACCGGAAACGCACAAGAGACTGGTTCACACGAAACCGGATGTCGCGACGAGTGTTTCGCAAGCGGCCGAGGCCTGTTTGCGACCGATAGCCAGTCGCGCCTTTCGCAGGCCAGTCAAACCGGATGAGTTGAAGCGACTGGGAAAATTGGTTGCCGAGACCGTGGAATCGGGGGAGAGTTTCGAAGGGGCGTTGCGAGTGGGCTTGCAGGCCATTCTCGTTTCGCCTCACTTCTTGTTCAAAGTCGAGTCACCTGCTGTAAAAAAGGGAAACGATTACCCGCTCCTCAGCGACTTCGAATTAGCGACGAGATTGAGTTACTTCCTGTGGAGCTCCATGCCCGACGCCGAATTGTTATCCATCGCGAACCAGGGGAAGCTCCGCGAGCCCGCCCTATTGAAGAAGCAGATCCAGCGCATGATCGCCGACCGACGCGCCGCCGAGTTTGTAGAGAACTTTGCAGGGCAATGGTTGAACCTCCGAAAGCTGGAACAGTTTCAGCCGAACCAAAATTTGTTTCCGCAGTGGGACGATGAGATCCGCGTCTTGGCCAGGAACGAGACCTATCATTTCGTTTTGCATTTATTGCGGCAGAATGAGAGTGTCTTGCGGCTTCTCGATGCCGACTACACGTTTGTGAATGAGAAGCTAGCTCGTTTCTATGGAATTCCAGGCGTTGCGGGAGAACAGTTTCGGCTCATTTCCACCAAGGGTCAAAAGCGAATGGGGATCCTCACGCATGCGTCGGTCCTCGCGGTGACGAGCAACCCCACTCGAACCAGTCCGGTCAAACGGGGCAAGTGGATTCTCGATAACTTGCTGGGAACCCCACCGCCTCCTGCTCCACCGGGAGTGCCTGAACTAGAAAAGACAGAATTGACAGGGACTCTTCGCCAGCGAATGGAGCAGCATCGCGTTGATCCGAGTTGTGCAGGCTGTCATAAACTGATGGACCCTTTGGGGCTAGCCCTGGAGAACTATGACGCAGTCGGACGATGGCGTACTCATGAACGAGGCGAGCCGATTGACACCACGGGGGAGTTGCCTAGCGGCGAAACCGTGAAGGGTCCTGGAGACTTGATAAGGAACTTGAAGGAGAAGCAAGCTTCGACCTTCGCGCGATGTGTTACCGAAAAGCTCATGACCTACGCACTCGGGCGAGGGCTTGAATATTACGATCGATGCGCTGTCGACAAAATCATGGTCGCAGCTGGGAAAGATGAATATCGATTCACAACGCTGATTTACGAGATCGTTGCCAGCGATCCATTCCAACGCAAAGGGGAGAGGGACGATCTATGA
- a CDS encoding DUF1552 domain-containing protein, protein MSRKRISRRTVIRGIGTAISLPLLDAMIPTVRASAAAEIPKRMLFFMVPNGAHMPAWTPTEDGTDFKLTPILAPLAKHREYVSVFTGLTLDGARDHGDGAGDHARSGAAFLTGAHPKKTDGADFKNGISVDQFAGAAIGNKTRFATLELGTEGSAQSGNCDSGYSCAYSSNLAWRTENSPLAKEHDPASLFERMFGSGEKVSDRTNHTERAVRRKSVLDFALEDAKSLQKDLGAADKRKLDEYLYAIRDVENRLVRNDKLQIGENGLPQYPRPAGIPRDWSEHCKLMLDLTALAIRSDATRILTFMYRNEGNNSGYPDIGVPEGHHDLSHHGKSAEKQEKIQKINTFHMEHFAYLLDHLSGVEEAEGTLLDHCMMVYGSGISDGDRHNHDDLPIVFVGKAGGKIRKGGHWRYPKNTPLCDLYLWMLQQSGVQTDRFGDSKEPISIPS, encoded by the coding sequence ATGAGCCGAAAAAGGATATCGAGACGGACTGTGATTCGAGGGATTGGAACAGCGATTAGTTTGCCGTTGCTCGATGCGATGATCCCAACGGTCCGAGCGTCCGCGGCAGCGGAGATCCCTAAGAGAATGTTATTCTTTATGGTTCCAAACGGAGCTCACATGCCGGCTTGGACCCCCACCGAAGATGGTACCGACTTCAAACTGACTCCGATTCTCGCCCCTCTGGCCAAGCATCGCGAATACGTTTCAGTCTTTACCGGATTGACATTGGATGGAGCGAGGGACCATGGCGATGGAGCAGGTGATCACGCTCGAAGCGGGGCGGCGTTCCTAACAGGTGCCCATCCGAAGAAGACCGATGGAGCTGATTTCAAGAACGGCATCTCTGTCGATCAGTTCGCGGGTGCAGCGATTGGTAATAAAACTCGTTTTGCAACGTTGGAATTGGGAACGGAGGGCTCCGCGCAGTCAGGAAATTGCGATTCGGGCTATTCCTGCGCCTATTCGAGTAACCTGGCTTGGCGAACCGAGAACAGTCCGCTGGCAAAAGAACATGACCCGGCGTCTCTCTTCGAACGCATGTTTGGTTCGGGCGAGAAAGTTAGCGATCGAACGAACCACACCGAGCGAGCTGTGCGTCGCAAGAGCGTGTTGGACTTTGCGTTGGAGGACGCCAAGTCGTTGCAAAAGGATCTGGGGGCAGCGGACAAGCGAAAACTGGACGAGTACCTCTACGCCATTCGGGACGTCGAGAACCGATTGGTCCGCAATGACAAACTGCAAATAGGAGAGAATGGCCTCCCGCAATACCCCCGTCCCGCAGGTATCCCTCGCGACTGGAGCGAACATTGCAAACTGATGCTCGACCTCACCGCATTGGCGATTCGAAGCGATGCAACCCGTATCCTCACCTTCATGTACCGCAACGAAGGAAACAATTCTGGCTATCCCGACATTGGTGTCCCCGAGGGGCACCACGATCTTTCCCACCATGGAAAGAGCGCTGAGAAGCAAGAGAAGATACAAAAGATCAACACGTTCCATATGGAGCACTTTGCCTACCTACTCGATCATCTTTCGGGAGTCGAGGAAGCAGAGGGAACGCTCTTGGACCATTGCATGATGGTCTATGGCAGCGGCATCTCAGACGGTGATCGGCACAATCACGACGACTTACCTATCGTGTTCGTAGGGAAGGCAGGTGGAAAGATTCGCAAGGGTGGTCATTGGCGCTATCCGAAGAACACTCCTCTATGCGATTTATACCTTTGGATGCTCCAGCAATCGGGAGTGCAAACCGATCGGTTCGGAGACAGCAAAGAACCTATCTCGATCCCTTCGTAG